The sequence AAGGTGTTCGTATTCTTGACCTCGATGGAGAAGGAGACAGGGTCGTGGGCGTCGCCAGACTGGCGGAAGTCGTCGAACGAGAGGATGTGCCGTCGGACGACACCCCCGAGGCTAACTGAGTCTGGACGGACGGTTCCTGTATCTAACGGGTAGTTTCTTCCATGCCTCCCGCCGATCCCAAAACCAAGAAGCCGCTTGATATCGTCGTTAAATTTGCGCTCAGCGTGTTTGTGGGATCGTTCGCACTGATCTGGGGAGGTATGTATCTCAGCCGCCCCGACCGCTCGATTCCACCGTATACGGTAGGGTCCCAGGCCGGTCATTTCGTGGCGACCTATGTTCCTCGGGATACGCAAGATGAACAGATCGAGCGATTAGTGAAGCGATTTCGAAAGATAGGCCATGAGACGCGCGATTTCGGTCCCATGAAAATCTATCCCACAACCGCAGGTGATCCCGGAGGTCGGTACAGACAAATTATGATTTATGTGTTCGACGACCATCTCAAAACCAATCCAGAAATGCTGGCACGATATCTGGCAGGCGATGCCGTGGTGATAAAGGATTACCTACAATCCATGCGCGGGTACTA is a genomic window of Candidatus Nitrospira kreftii containing:
- a CDS encoding hypothetical protein (conserved protein of unknown function), whose translation is MPPADPKTKKPLDIVVKFALSVFVGSFALIWGGMYLSRPDRSIPPYTVGSQAGHFVATYVPRDTQDEQIERLVKRFRKIGHETRDFGPMKIYPTTAGDPGGRYRQIMIYVFDDHLKTNPEMLARYLAGDAVVIKDYLQSMRGYYRLQDQDEEGGTGPMPYDGNMSSDTRVLFKGLVTDPLPVEDEPEPDRSISPL